One part of the Sphingobacterium sp. LZ7M1 genome encodes these proteins:
- a CDS encoding LytTR family DNA-binding domain-containing protein, which produces MIKAVILDDEIRGSGLLQHKLQQFQELLSITAVFNDPQEALLQMPNMECDVLFLDVEMPFMNGFQFLEKLGQFEFEVIFVTAYNIYTLDALKANALDYLLKPVNNEELKKAMVKLELRITQREKLKKVDLTENRPVMGRLALPTAEGIHLVKKDDVIRIEAMSNYSIFFLNNLSKIIVSRTLKEFEMLLENTQLFRVNRSVIVNLDYVVKYKKGEGGTLELVDGSEIEVSPNKKKQLMDRLFTAF; this is translated from the coding sequence ATGATAAAGGCAGTTATTTTGGATGATGAAATTCGTGGTTCCGGATTATTGCAACATAAGCTGCAACAATTCCAGGAGCTATTGTCCATAACGGCCGTATTCAATGACCCTCAAGAAGCCTTGCTTCAAATGCCCAATATGGAATGTGATGTCCTTTTTCTCGATGTTGAAATGCCATTTATGAACGGATTTCAATTCCTCGAAAAACTTGGTCAATTTGAATTTGAAGTCATATTTGTCACTGCCTATAACATCTACACCTTGGATGCCTTGAAGGCAAATGCACTCGATTATCTCCTAAAGCCAGTAAACAATGAGGAACTCAAGAAAGCCATGGTCAAACTTGAACTGCGGATCACCCAGCGGGAAAAGTTGAAAAAAGTGGACTTAACGGAAAATCGCCCAGTGATGGGAAGATTAGCATTGCCAACTGCCGAAGGGATACATCTGGTGAAAAAGGATGATGTAATCCGTATCGAAGCCATGAGCAATTACAGTATCTTCTTCCTGAATAATCTCTCGAAAATCATTGTTTCCAGAACATTAAAGGAATTTGAAATGTTATTGGAGAATACGCAGCTCTTTCGAGTCAATAGAAGTGTCATTGTCAATTTAGATTACGTCGTAAAATATAAAAAAGGAGAAGGAGGGACCTTAGAATTAGTCGATGGTTCGGAGATCGAAGTCTCTCCAAATAAAAAAAAGCAATTGATGGATAGGTTGTTTACAGCCTTCTAA
- a CDS encoding EVE domain-containing protein, producing MNYFLVKSEPFKYSWEQFNKDGETFWDGVRNYQARNNLKAMKKGDLVLYYHSNEGKEVVGLAKVVKEFYQDPTTEDERWVVVDLAPVETFKHPVTLETIKADPLLQDIALVRQGRLSVMPLKAEEFDRIVQLGNAD from the coding sequence ATGAATTACTTTTTGGTGAAATCTGAACCATTTAAATACAGTTGGGAACAATTTAATAAAGATGGGGAGACCTTTTGGGATGGCGTACGCAACTATCAAGCTCGAAACAACCTAAAAGCGATGAAAAAAGGCGACCTCGTACTTTATTACCATAGCAATGAGGGTAAAGAAGTTGTAGGTTTGGCAAAAGTCGTGAAAGAATTCTACCAAGATCCAACCACAGAAGATGAACGTTGGGTAGTGGTGGATCTAGCTCCAGTGGAAACTTTCAAACATCCAGTTACCTTGGAAACAATCAAGGCAGATCCATTGCTTCAAGATATCGCATTGGTCAGACAAGGTAGGCTATCCGTGATGCCCCTTAAGGCTGAAGAGTTTGATCGGATCGTTCAACTCGGAAATGCTGACTAA
- a CDS encoding DEAD/DEAH box helicase has product MASFEDFKFNKQILNAIAEAGYTTTTEIQEKAITPILAGQDVMGIAQTGTGKTAAFVLPMLMKLKYAQGNDPRALILSPTRELAMQIEEHIKQFSTYLDLRTVLLYGGLGPKTQKELLAKGCDIIVATPGRFLDLYLEGDINVKSLKFLVLDEADKMMDMGFIGKIHRVLEIVPRKRQNLLFSATMSELVRKIAGDFLAFPTVIEVTEQATPAQTVTQELYHVPNLKTKINLLQHFFKDDETFSRIIVFTKTKVVADRIYAFLERKYGPEEVRVIHANKGQNTRINSINAFKEGEVRILVATDVAARGLDVSQVSHVINFDVPIVIEDYVHRIGRTGRAFQTGDAITFCNPAEEYYVAKIEKLIRQTIPVKELPADVVVEKTPFDEKQDIAREIDNQKKKDNPDFKGAFHEKKYAIKANNSKRQARGKAKPVKKGNSKPSKKR; this is encoded by the coding sequence ATGGCGTCATTTGAAGACTTTAAATTTAATAAGCAGATCCTAAATGCAATAGCCGAAGCAGGCTATACAACCACGACTGAAATCCAAGAAAAGGCGATTACACCGATTCTAGCGGGGCAAGACGTGATGGGGATTGCGCAGACAGGGACCGGAAAAACTGCAGCATTTGTGCTGCCGATGCTCATGAAGCTGAAATATGCTCAAGGTAATGACCCAAGAGCATTGATTTTAAGCCCTACCCGAGAACTTGCTATGCAGATTGAAGAGCATATCAAGCAATTCTCCACTTACTTAGACTTAAGAACCGTTCTGTTATATGGTGGTTTGGGACCAAAAACCCAAAAGGAACTCCTTGCCAAAGGCTGTGATATCATTGTTGCTACTCCAGGCCGTTTCCTCGACCTCTATTTAGAAGGTGATATCAATGTCAAGAGCCTTAAATTCTTGGTCCTTGATGAAGCAGACAAGATGATGGACATGGGTTTTATTGGAAAAATCCACCGTGTCCTGGAAATCGTCCCTAGAAAAAGACAGAACCTTCTTTTCTCCGCAACCATGAGTGAACTCGTGCGTAAGATTGCAGGTGATTTCTTGGCATTCCCAACCGTTATCGAAGTAACTGAACAGGCAACTCCGGCACAAACTGTGACCCAGGAGCTGTATCATGTTCCCAACTTAAAGACGAAGATCAACTTATTGCAACATTTCTTCAAAGACGATGAAACCTTCAGTAGAATCATCGTTTTTACCAAGACTAAGGTGGTTGCTGATCGTATATATGCCTTCCTAGAACGTAAATATGGTCCTGAGGAGGTTCGCGTAATCCATGCAAACAAAGGCCAGAATACCCGCATCAATTCCATTAATGCCTTCAAAGAAGGTGAAGTTAGGATCTTGGTTGCTACGGATGTTGCTGCTCGCGGATTAGATGTATCGCAAGTGAGCCATGTGATCAATTTCGATGTTCCCATCGTTATCGAGGACTATGTACACCGTATCGGCAGAACAGGCCGTGCATTCCAGACAGGTGATGCCATTACCTTCTGTAATCCAGCCGAAGAGTATTATGTGGCAAAAATTGAAAAACTGATCAGACAGACCATTCCTGTGAAGGAATTGCCTGCGGATGTGGTTGTTGAAAAGACACCTTTCGACGAGAAACAGGATATCGCTAGGGAAATTGATAATCAGAAGAAAAAAGATAACCCCGATTTCAAAGGTGCATTCCACGAGAAAAAATATGCCATTAAGGCAAATAACTCAAAAAGACAGGCTCGTGGTAAAGCTAAGCCGGTAAAAAAGGGAAATAGTAAACCAAGCAAGAAAAGATGA
- the gldC gene encoding gliding motility protein GldC has product MKKAEIKLQIELDDSNVPDSIQWSSTDGQNTEELPAKAMFLALWDAQYKNSLRIDLWTKDMPYDEMKRFFYETLQTLGDSFLRSSGGDPMAEKIIGDLRDYCAHYADKMEILEQQN; this is encoded by the coding sequence ATGAAGAAAGCAGAAATCAAACTCCAGATCGAGTTAGATGATTCCAATGTTCCAGATTCCATCCAATGGAGTTCTACAGATGGGCAGAATACAGAAGAATTACCAGCAAAAGCTATGTTCTTAGCGCTATGGGATGCCCAGTATAAAAATTCATTAAGAATTGACCTTTGGACTAAAGATATGCCTTATGATGAAATGAAGCGTTTCTTCTATGAAACTTTGCAAACATTAGGCGACTCATTCCTAAGGTCTTCAGGTGGTGATCCAATGGCTGAGAAAATTATTGGCGATTTACGTGACTATTGTGCACACTACGCTGATAAAATGGAAATCTTGGAACAACAGAACTAA